Proteins from one Triticum aestivum cultivar Chinese Spring chromosome 7A, IWGSC CS RefSeq v2.1, whole genome shotgun sequence genomic window:
- the LOC123149476 gene encoding uncharacterized protein isoform X1: MDVLLLGALPMLLLARTGPGLAAQEPWCVPCGAAFAAAAVVVSRVSRQPMGSGRSETGGPCSPTHRRLFSDQLKMNFLKEKEVPKGDGSNKSLNLRVKEVEPEEVQGRIIVACGWLVQGNFRAGAAARVPEQAPRHWRSVGRILETKVKEERPPTRRCGVGRRGRPAGRPQCGAGRRGNRPARRRCDAGIQAAVQGGDRTAELRLGRWRGKAGSGARDTIRFGFLFCELVRWLD, translated from the exons ATGGATGTGCTGCTGCTCGGGGCCCTCCCTATGCTTCTCCTCGCTCGTACGGGTCCAG GGTTAGCTGCTCAGGAGCCATGGTGTGTTCCGTGTGGCGCTGCCTTCGCGGCCGCAGCCGTTGTTGTGTCTCGTGTGTCGCGGCAGCCAATGGGGTCGGGAAGGTCTGAGACTGGAGGTCCCTGCTCGCCAACTCACAGACGGTTGTTCTCCGACCAGTTAAAAATGA ATTTTCTGAAGGAGAAGGAGGTGCCGAAAGGGGATGGGAGCAACAAGAGTCTGAATCTAAGA GTCAAAGAAGTCGAACCTGAAGAAGTGCAGGGAAGAATTATAGTTGCGTGTGGCTGGCTGGTTCAGGGGAATTTCagggcgggcgcggcggcgcgggtgcCAGAGCAGGCTCCTAGGCACTGGCGATCTGTCGGACGGATATTAGAAACGAAG GTGAAGGAGGAGCGGCCGCCCACTCGACGGTGCGGTGTAgggcggcgagggaggccggcagggAGGCCTCAATGCGGTGCAGGACGGCGAGGGAACCGTCCAGCGAGGCGACGATGCGATGCAGGGATCCAGGCCGCCGTGCAGGGAGGCGACAGGACTGCTGAGCTTCGTCTGGGGCGGTGGCGAGGAAAGGCAGGGAGTGGGGCCAGGGACACGATTAGGTTCGGTTTCCTTTTTTGCGAGTTGGTTAGATGGTTAGATTAG
- the LOC123149476 gene encoding uncharacterized protein isoform X3 → MDVLLLGALPMLLLARTGPGLAAQEPWCVPCGAAFAAAAVVVSRVSRQPMGSGRSETGGPCSPTHRRLFSDQLKMNFLKEKEVPKGDGSNKSLNLRVKEVEPEEVQGRIIVACGWLVQGNFRAGAAARVPEQAPRHWRSVGRILETKPGRSVNI, encoded by the exons ATGGATGTGCTGCTGCTCGGGGCCCTCCCTATGCTTCTCCTCGCTCGTACGGGTCCAG GGTTAGCTGCTCAGGAGCCATGGTGTGTTCCGTGTGGCGCTGCCTTCGCGGCCGCAGCCGTTGTTGTGTCTCGTGTGTCGCGGCAGCCAATGGGGTCGGGAAGGTCTGAGACTGGAGGTCCCTGCTCGCCAACTCACAGACGGTTGTTCTCCGACCAGTTAAAAATGA ATTTTCTGAAGGAGAAGGAGGTGCCGAAAGGGGATGGGAGCAACAAGAGTCTGAATCTAAGA GTCAAAGAAGTCGAACCTGAAGAAGTGCAGGGAAGAATTATAGTTGCGTGTGGCTGGCTGGTTCAGGGGAATTTCagggcgggcgcggcggcgcgggtgcCAGAGCAGGCTCCTAGGCACTGGCGATCTGTCGGACGGATATTAGAAACGAAG CCTGGCCGATCCGTGAATATTTGA
- the LOC123149476 gene encoding uncharacterized protein isoform X5 encodes MDVLLLGALPMLLLARTGPGLAAQEPWCVPCGAAFAAAAVVVSRVSRQPMGSGRSETGGPCSPTHRRPEWFRFSEGEGGAERGWEQQESESKRTDSMSCHEEFEAVRRHKSRVLNYVKAMLMCKSLRVTSSMAIIFPPTSFRPWRPCQRSRT; translated from the exons ATGGATGTGCTGCTGCTCGGGGCCCTCCCTATGCTTCTCCTCGCTCGTACGGGTCCAG GGTTAGCTGCTCAGGAGCCATGGTGTGTTCCGTGTGGCGCTGCCTTCGCGGCCGCAGCCGTTGTTGTGTCTCGTGTGTCGCGGCAGCCAATGGGGTCGGGAAGGTCTGAGACTGGAGGTCCCTGCTCGCCAACTCACAGACG CCCTGAATGGTTCAGATTTTCTGAAGGAGAAGGAGGTGCCGAAAGGGGATGGGAGCAACAAGAGTCTGAATCTAAGA GAACTGATAGCATGTCCTGCCATGAGGAATTTGAAGCGGTCAGAAGACATAAGAGCCGGGTCCTAAACTATGTTAAGGCCATGCTGATGTGTAAGAGTTTGCGGGTGACATCCTCCATGGCAATCATATTCCCTCCAACATCCTTCAGGCCATGGCGACCAT GTCAAAGAAGTCGAACCTGA
- the LOC123149476 gene encoding uncharacterized protein isoform X2, whose translation MDVLLLGALPMLLLARTGPGLAAQEPWCVPCGAAFAAAAVVVSRVSRQPMGSGRSETGGPCSPTHRRLFSDQLKMNFLKEKEVPKGDGSNKSLNLRVKEVEPEEVQGRIIVACGWLVQGNFRAGAAARVPEQAPRHWRSVGRILETKVRLYLVSLADP comes from the exons ATGGATGTGCTGCTGCTCGGGGCCCTCCCTATGCTTCTCCTCGCTCGTACGGGTCCAG GGTTAGCTGCTCAGGAGCCATGGTGTGTTCCGTGTGGCGCTGCCTTCGCGGCCGCAGCCGTTGTTGTGTCTCGTGTGTCGCGGCAGCCAATGGGGTCGGGAAGGTCTGAGACTGGAGGTCCCTGCTCGCCAACTCACAGACGGTTGTTCTCCGACCAGTTAAAAATGA ATTTTCTGAAGGAGAAGGAGGTGCCGAAAGGGGATGGGAGCAACAAGAGTCTGAATCTAAGA GTCAAAGAAGTCGAACCTGAAGAAGTGCAGGGAAGAATTATAGTTGCGTGTGGCTGGCTGGTTCAGGGGAATTTCagggcgggcgcggcggcgcgggtgcCAGAGCAGGCTCCTAGGCACTGGCGATCTGTCGGACGGATATTAGAAACGAAGGTGAGGTTGTATCTTGTTAG CCTGGCCGATCCGTGA
- the LOC123149476 gene encoding uncharacterized protein isoform X4 — protein sequence MDVLLLGALPMLLLARTGPGLAAQEPWCVPCGAAFAAAAVVVSRVSRQPMGSGRSETGGPCSPTHRRLFSDQLKMNFLKEKEVPKGDGSNKSLNLRVKEVEPEEVQGRIIVACGWLVQGNFRAGAAARVPEQAPRHWRSVGRILETKVRLYLVR from the exons ATGGATGTGCTGCTGCTCGGGGCCCTCCCTATGCTTCTCCTCGCTCGTACGGGTCCAG GGTTAGCTGCTCAGGAGCCATGGTGTGTTCCGTGTGGCGCTGCCTTCGCGGCCGCAGCCGTTGTTGTGTCTCGTGTGTCGCGGCAGCCAATGGGGTCGGGAAGGTCTGAGACTGGAGGTCCCTGCTCGCCAACTCACAGACGGTTGTTCTCCGACCAGTTAAAAATGA ATTTTCTGAAGGAGAAGGAGGTGCCGAAAGGGGATGGGAGCAACAAGAGTCTGAATCTAAGA GTCAAAGAAGTCGAACCTGAAGAAGTGCAGGGAAGAATTATAGTTGCGTGTGGCTGGCTGGTTCAGGGGAATTTCagggcgggcgcggcggcgcgggtgcCAGAGCAGGCTCCTAGGCACTGGCGATCTGTCGGACGGATATTAGAAACGAAGGTGAGGTTGTATCTTGTTAG GTGA